From the Glandiceps talaboti chromosome 10, keGlaTala1.1, whole genome shotgun sequence genome, one window contains:
- the LOC144441186 gene encoding high affinity copper uptake protein 1-like isoform X2 encodes MYFHFNADVTILFSRWHVTNASQLALSCFMVFFMAFFYEGLKVLRHWLLLKYIQSPKKKSEAEVIPSENQAILKKGDKPDKHITMCSGFHLIQTALHLLQMALAYSLMLIFMTYNAWLALAVLIGLVFGHFLFAWRNYTMLANVE; translated from the exons ATGTACTTTCATTTCAATGCTGACGTCACAATCCTGTTCAGTAGATGGCACGTGACAAATGCTTCAC AACTGGCCCTGTCATGTTTTATGGTGTTCTTCATGGCGTTTTTTTACGAAGGATTGAAAGTACTGCGTCACTGGTTACtcttgaaatacatacaaagtCCAAAAAAGAAATCTGAAGCTGAAGTTATTCCATCTGAAAATCAAGCAATATTGAAGAAAGGTGACAA GCCTGACAAACACATCACAATGTGCAGTGGTTTTCATCTAATCCAGACAGCACTTCATCTTCTTCAGATGGCCCTGGCATATTCACttatgttaatttttatgaCGTATAACGCTTGGCTCGCCCTCGCCGTTCTGATTGGTCTTGTTTTCGGCCATTTTCTTTTTGCGTGGAGGAACTACACAATGCTCGCCAATGTAGAATAA